The Anas acuta chromosome 1, bAnaAcu1.1, whole genome shotgun sequence genome segment CTGGcttaatttgggggggggttgtgcACGGTAAGAACTTCTGTGGTAAAGAGACCACAGTGCTTCCCCCTTGCTGGCAAGAGAACTAAACCTCCCAAAACAAATGTGCTCTACCTGAATTAATAATATGGAGCAGTTCcgcaaaatgtttaaaatacagaatgatCTTTCCAGGCCAGATGTATGACTTTCTCAAATCTACGTGTCGTGGTTTAACTTACCGTGAAAACCTAAATACAGTGTGATGGTAGTGTTTAGATAAGACAGATGTAGAGTGCAGCGCAGGCTTGGTCTTGCAGAAACGCTGATCCTTATAAATGAGCTGTATTGCGCTGTGGGGTTTTCCTGGCTGACTCTTTCAAAACCCAGGCTAGATTAAATCATCACAGCTGGGGAGAAAATATCAAgagttaaacaactactttaTGAGAGTTGTAAGAGTGTGAAAGTTTTAAGAAGTTAAATAATTACAGTACTCTCTGAGAGCTACAGCAAAGACAAATGAGTTTGTGGCTGATGgtcttatttattttggtcaTGTAGTGAAAGACAAATGAAAGTGTCAAAGACATGGGGAGAATTTCACACAGGGACAAACATATAGCTATCAGAGCAAGTACAGGGCAACACACAGCAGTGAAGAGTCCCTCGTGCACTCAGCTCAAAGGGAGGATGATGCCCTGAGTGCAGTGTTCCCACCAATTTCTATGTTGCAGGTGGTGCCACAGGTATGTGCATCCTAAGCACTCTGTTACTTGGTTGCCAGCTTGTTTGTTAATGGGGTTAAGTTGGCCTAGGAATAAAATATGGCTTCTGTGAAGTCTGAGGATCTACAATTTTGTGTAAAACCTCCATGACTGTGTTGAAAATCCAAAATTATGGCAAATACTGAAGGGCAAGGAAGATCTCTTTGTCAGGTCTGATTCCGATGTATCAGGTCTTTAATAGGATGGGCTTGAGCAGCTGTTCTCCATTTACACCAACATGAATGAGCCCAAGCTCACCGAGATATGCAGGGCATGCCAGCTCACTGCTCCAGCTTTAGCAGTGGCATTTATCTTCTTGTGCAGTTCTTACAATGCCCACCACCATAACGGCCCCTAGGCACATTAACAGGTTAGAACATATCTGGATTTTCTCAGATGGATCTTCAACATACCCAGATAAGTAAGGAAGAATGGGGAAGGTTGGCCATTCATCTGGGGCTGCCAAATGTCTGTCCTGAAGACCACTCACAGCAGCATTGCCAGCCAGCCCACTGGGGGTCTGCCAAGCTTGGACAGTGGCACTGAGAGCGTGTGGCAGCTCAGGTGCCAGCAGTGCCTCATGCTGGTCATACGGGCCAGGCTCAGTTTGTGCAACACACCCAGGCATATAGAATGCATTGCTCAGGGGCTCAGACCACATTTCTGCATGGTAGCCTTCCTAGGCTCcatggaagcaaaaaaaaaaaaaaacaacacatgggaaccaaaaattacaaaaaaaaaaaaaaatcaacaaaaaaaggTAAGTGGCCTCTGTGGATGGCTGGGATGAAAGCTTACTGAGGCAGAAAGGAGAGGCAAAGGATGGATCCACACACTTTTTTTGCTTGgaggtttgctgctgctggtagGCAGCTTAGCTCAGAGCAAGCAAATGGtacccctttccccctcccctcttcaCTCTGTGGCTGCTGAGTGAACACAGCAGCCCAGATCTTGTTTCAGGTTTTTCCAGGGTGCGTATTTCCCCCCTTAGATCTTTTGACAATAGGGCACTGGCCCCTCCAAGCAGGCTCATGCCCAGGATGGAGTTCAGAGCCACAAGCAGTCccaagaaggagaggaaagctgCAAAGGTGCAGTCGCCTAGCAGGCTATGCACTGCAGTGTAAACCCTGCAAATCTAATTTCAGTCTTCAGCAAAGCAATGGTTCACATAGTAGGGGAAGTTTCTGGAAGCACCTGTACCAAAGGATAACACACGATCCCATTCTGAGGTCAGTTTGAGCAGTGGCTGAAGGGAAACTCTGTCCTGCGGCAAAGACGACATAAATAGCAATACATCACATGATGTTACAATAAAGATGAAGCTAAATTGGtctgaaaactattttaagCATTATTGAGCAATGTCAATAGCATGAGAGTGggcagaaaaggggaagaaggagagagCCTAGGAGGGACATGGGTAACAAAATAGGTATGTTAAATTTCAATAGGTATTTGCAGGCCATACGCATCACCGAGGTAATTTGTTTAGGCTGATTCGAGGAAATATGGCTGGGAGAAGGAGCATGAGAATTTAGCTTGGCACTCAGGATGTATTTCTGAACGGTGAAGCGTACcagactgcagagcagcccGCCACAGGAAATGTTAGAAACTCCAGGGCTTGAGTCATTTAAAATCTGACTGGGCAAAATCACCCAGGAGTAACCTGAAGGCAGTGCTCACACAGGCTGCACAGGCATTGCAGACACTGGTCATAAATTATAATAACTCGGATACAATAGGTAGCCAGCCAGCTGCACGCATGCAGACTGGGGGACACAGCTCAAAGCCTCCATCTCCCAAACACCACAACAGTGCCGCCCCATCTCCACTGCTGAGTGGCACCGCGTGGATTTATGCTAGCTGACAACCTGGCCCAAAGGCTCCTGACATCCAGGCTGAAACAGCTCCAAGATCTCTCAGTGCTCCAGGGCAATAAGTGCTCTGTTTTAGCTGTTAGACTTTTGTAATCTGCCTGGGCAGCGATTAATTTACCAGCTCACGCTTGCCGACAGGAATCCTCCAGGGCACGGAGCCCCCCGTAAGTTCTGCGTCATTCAGGCTGCAACCCCTTCTGCAGATGTTGTGGCCTTTTAATCTGAGGGCCCGATAAAAGCCCAGCCTACGCACAAAATTTCCCTGCTTCCAGCAGATCATGTTCCAAAAAGGGATATGGTTGTTTCAAATGCCAGGCTACAAGGAGACTTTCTGATGTTGATTTGGCTTCGTTTATTCTGGAAGGAAAGGGTCCACAAAGACACCGGTAGGCAAACAATTGGAGTTTCAGTTCCCACGCCTCTTTTTTTTgcacaattatatatatatatatatatatttatttatttatttattattattatttattattattattattattttttgcatacTAACACTGTGCATAAACACTGTGAATTATTTCACCCTCCAAAATGCTAACTGTTATCTTGCCTTTTCCTTGTATACTAGCTTTCCAATGAAATGCTCCATTGAGTTTAGAGCAGTCTTTGGTGGTCATATCGTAATACAGCAGTGTTTCAAACACCAATTAATTTACTCTCAGTTGAAATTATTTCCACTTTGCATGTGGAGAAGAAAAGCCCAAACTATCAGAAATGTGACCCAATGTTTAGTGTTCAGCAAGTGGAGCCACGTACCTGATTTTCATAGTACTGATCATTTCATAGCACATTACCTTGTCCCGTCTCCCACTGAATTTCTTAATAGTCAAGCTTGTTGTGTTTGGTACACCCCAAAAATGAAATCTGGCATTTGTGGTTTGCCAAGTACTCCCTCAGAATTTTGTGGAATAACGTAGATGAAaccccagggcagcagcctcaTTTGTCTCACTTCCCTGAATATAATCCATTACTCTAGAACAAGTGAGgctctaaaggaaaaaaggctgcTTTATCATGTACATATACAGTACCTCataatgtttgtgtgtttgcagaTGGATCCAAATTAAGATTAACCAAACAAGTACTAATAACTCCAGAAGAGTTTCTTCCAAAGCCACAGTCAACATTTAAGAAAAGAGTCCATTATTTCCAGCATGTTAAGCTTACTCATCTAGCAGTGTCCCATAGGCAAACAAACACCTCCTAGATTCAGTAAACCAATTTCAGTGAAAGGATtgactttctgaaagaaaatgaaggtttATAGTGTATATTTGCTACAATGCTCTTTTAAGAcattaatattataaatataagaCAGAACTAAGTAGCCACGTTGCATGTAGTGCATTTTATAAATGCGCCATTCATCATCTCCTCCTCTATGTTACACTATATGGAGGAACCTCTACCATATTGTGGATGTTTATTATCTTTCAAAACTATTAATCTTGGCTACATTCAGTAAAAAATGAGATCATGTGAGCTGCAAGTGGTCCAAGCACAAGAGCTTTTGTTCATGCGCCAACCATATAATTGTATGCATATATACCTCTGTCTGAAGACATCAATCATTTTCGTATAATCACAGTTTAGCTTTTCAGataattttgtcctttttttccatACCACAGGTTTTTTGGGTGGACCTTGAGACCCTGTTATAGGTATGACAAATGACTTCAAGTTTCCCAGTTCTTAGAGCTTAGATCTGGCTCCCCATACAGCAGATTTGAGCACTTCATGGTTTCTCAAACTAAGCATCCAGAAACCAAGCTGCTCAAAATCACTGGACTCTTTGGAAAGCTTTGATCCAGATGAGAAGTTCTGGGGACTATCCTGGGGACTATTCTTTCATCCCTTAACCTTGTTGTAGGTTCATGCCATGCCAATAACTTCATGTTGTGGTCTTTCTCCCTGAGGCCTGGGATAAGGCCCTGCATGGAGCACTTCAGCAAAGAGACCCATTCCTATCAGCTGCCTCTATCTTCCCCAAGAAGCAGGTGGCAGCCCCTGAAGGGTAACTCATCCCAGCAAAGATCTAAAGCACCCGATGAATTACCTACCTCAGCCACTGGCTATCCAGTGGACAGAGATGACAAGAGTCCAGAATCTGGGGTTGTAAAAGTATGTGGGATCAAATTGTGGGCCTGATACTTTTTAAGTAGTatggtttctattttttttcaggtctaTTGACATTTAAGTAAGTTCAGGATGAAAATCAGTCTTTTGGTTTGTGCccctgaacaaaacaaaacaaacaaacaaacaaacagaacccCAAATATGAAATACTCctgtaacagaaacaaaaaaaaataaaaatggagtcCACTCaagaatatttcaaagcaaGAGCATTTTAAAGACAAGAACATTTGGTGCAGAGATAGTGTATGGCTGGTCCCAggcaaaaacaaaccacaaaatgaATGGAGGCACCCTTGGCAGCACCCATGGCCATCACAGAGAcctgaaaaagcagcaggggCAGATGGTGTTGGTGCAAAGGAGACCGCCTGTGCAGGAGGAAACAGCGAGGCAGCACCAGGCTGGTTAAAACCCAGCAGCTCGGCACGGGGGAAGTCCTGGGGGCTTTGGGGTCTGAAGACGGGTTCATGCTCCTCACGCACATCTGGCAGCGCcgcagctgtgctgcagtgatCAACGTCAGACTTTGCCGCTAGGCCTTGCTTCTCAGAGAGGGGTTAGAGTGGGTGTTGGGTCAGGGCTGGTTACAATGTGCCTTTCAAACTTTTATTGATTTCCTAATCTCttcttaagggaaaaaaagaggaaaaattgaaGAATTTTGCTGCAAGCCCTACAGGCCTTATTTCCCGGAGATCTACTCACCCACACCCACATACAGGGAGGGATTTTTTCTTAGAGAGTGAAAAGTGCCAGccaattttttcccctaaaaacatttcagaaggaGTTAGCAATTAAAGggcctggggatggggagacGGCCAAACTTGGAGCATTGGAGCTGGTAATCTTGCCCACCCTCCCAGCGAAAACACTGCTTGTTCATGCCTTAAACTCTGATTCAGCTGGCAGTTAAACATGTGCCCAACCTTAATAATTCAGGCTGTGTGAGATTAAACAAGCAAGTAAAATGAGCGCATACTTCAGGGCCTGGCTGAAGTGAGGTCCCCAACAGGGAGCACGTCAGGCCTGACTGCTGGTTGTCTACAAAGGACTCCACTGCATCTCAGCACCTTGCACTTCCCCTGCACAGGCTGAGATTGCCAGATTTTCAGAGTTTTTGACATAATTGGTGCAGAATTTGAGGGGCTGAAGTGAAAGCACAGGTAGGTAAGGGTACACTGATAAATACCAAAATGACTGAATAAAAATCCATCAGCAGAACATTCTGCAGCCCCGGGGGTAAGAGTCAACACAGCCAAAATCTGCAAGAGAAGAAGCAGTTCAAGGGTCTGGCttggaaagaacagaaacataAAGGATAAGACTGATATGGGTAGGGAAATagtaaaatgagaaacaatGAAAGAGGCAGCAGTAAAACATGCATCTGTCATGTAATCCAGGGTAAATACCCAGATTAGTGACATCGGTTTCTGCTGTTTATTTGGAGCTTACTTTGGAGACATGTCTCCCAAAGCTAATGCAGCTGTGATATAGCCCAGTGGAAAGTACAGCCCAGGATTTATCCCAGCTATAGCTGTTCTTGTACAGCACAGGCGACAGACATAACAAAAGTTTTTATGGAAAGACATTTGTCTTTCCAACCCTTGTGCTGTTAAAGAAGTTGGCATAAATTGGCAGaacaaggaaattaaaagtttCACAGTTCACcatttttcacattattttacaAACACTCAGTGTTTAGATGGGCTATGCTAAACATGCATGCTACCCTGCTCTTGGTCCAGTACTGGGCCTTGGCATTAGGATCCATcacacagcaaaacagcagcactCTTCAAACCAGGTCTGCTGAAACGGTTCAGTTCAGCTGTATCAAATCTTCAGGCACAGGCCAAACTGCACCaagaggatgaagaaaaaatgacttATCTGAGATGATGGGATGGGACAAGAGACCAGGATGTTGCCAGTGTTATTGCTGGAGGGGATGCAAACAGACACCACCGTGACTAAAAGGGGCTTCctccaaaagaaaaagcttaCACCTCACATCCTGGGCATCTGAGTGGGCAAGGCAAAAGTAGAAACAAGCCACTTCAGTAGCATACTTGGTTTGAGAAAACCATTCCTGCCTTTTCTAGCAGCCATGCCTAGGACAGTGACTCTAATGGCTCCCCTTAGATAAGCAGCCATTTTACCAAAATGCAAAGGTTTTTACCCTGTACAAATGTTGTCTTTGCTTCCTCACAAAACCTGGCTCAGGTTCGCTCATTTTCCAAGCACATTAACAAACCCAGTCCGTGCAGAAAAATGACTTGCTTCTGTTCTTGCATTTAACTAGGCCAGCCCAGGAGAAATATTCAACCAGCCATTCACCTGATCCCACTGTGGTGGTCATGTTCCTCACCTAACCGGTTAGGAACAAGGCTGTAAGGTGAGACATTTTAACAGGGCCATTGATGTTCTTAGAGATAAAGGCATTCAGTTTCTGCTGGCTTTGCCACTTTCAGGTAGGGAGCAGTAGCAGCTCCGCAGTGGTTTTATTCATCATTATTCAACAGTGGCATTATTCATTCAGTGGCATTATTCAACACCAGGGGCAGCTGGCATACACTGAGGAAGGCACATGGAAAACCTGAACCAAGCAAGTGGGCTAATTAACACCAGTTTCTTAAATTAGAAGGCTCTTAATGgctaatgtttaaaaacaacaacctaATACTATCTAAAAATAGTTACTGCCAAGCCCCAGGGTATTCTGACCTCCATTAAATTGGAAGTCCACTTCACGTGACTGGTGGTGTAAATCACATTTACCTTTTATATCCTGTTCTCTCTGGGATTAGCTGCAAAGCCTAATGCCTGACCTTGAAAGCCTATTTGCAAACACGCAGGAGTAGCCTTTAGCACTTCTCAGAGTGGTGTGCAATATATGGATATAATGTGTGGACCAAGCAATTGGACAGAGAGCAACCTGGGCTTCCACTTACCTGCAGATGTGTTCAGGGAAGAAAACCAAGGGAGTGGGAGTCTGTCAGACCAGGCAGGGATATGAAAGTTGGTGCTGGAGTTAGGGTCTGGAACTGGGGTGGGGGACACCCCAGCTTCTTCTCCAGTTCAGTCACAGATTTTCTGTGCGACCTGGGCATGTTCCCCATCCTCGTGCCATGTCCCAAGGCCAGGCCTAGCTCTCCCTGATCTAGAAGGAATGTTGCCAGGATGATTTCTCTAACATGTGGCATGCTTAGATATAGTGATATGCCTCAGAAGAAACAAAGCGTAAtgtaaaaacaagacaaaacaaaacaaacaaacaacaacaacaaaaaaacacagtttagttttccttttgcatAATATATGAAACCACATAATCTGGAAAACAATCATAGTTTGAGGATTTCTAGAGCTCTTAGCCAAGCAAGTGGCAGGAACAGAAACCAAATGTTCAGTACTGATGGAGACAACCACTTGCTTACTTTTGCTGTGCTCCTCTGTGCTGCGCTTGGCCCTGATGTTTGTCCCGTGATATTGCAGTACTCTGTGATAGCTGTTACAAAGAGAGCAATATGAAACACAATCTTCCCTGGCAGAGTGCAGACAgatcctgcagccagcacctACCTAGAACAAGGATTTCAGAGATAAACCCTCTGATTTTTTCTCACCATTTGCCATTTGGGCAAATTACTTCCACAACCACAGAAAGcagcttatttttgtttaagCATTAGTTACAGAGCATCTGAAGGGCCAAGAAGTCCTAAAATGAGCCCTGCTCAAGCAAAGCTGGCCTTTGGTTTTGCTCTTCCCGTTTAGTGTGAGGGCCTGGTACTTCTTGGCAGACCTCCCCATCCGACACCACAATTTTCCCCACCCTATGTCTGTGCCTAGCAGACACGctccaaacaaaagaaaaggagcGTGTCTAAGTACAAGGCTCTCAGCCTGTGTGGTTGCCCTGCCTAACCCATgcaatccccatgcttttcaattttttttttattttttactttcctttggCACAAGGTCTATGGCGGATTCTGGGTTGTACTGGGAAGAGACACTCCATATTTCTGTTATGCAGAGATCAGTGCATGCCATGGCGTTGTCTGGAGACAAAAATCAGTACTGGTGCACACCTCAAGCAGTCCTGCCTCATTAGTGAGATAAGGTGAATGCAAACCAGCTTTCGCTTTCCTCGATCTGCGTTATTTTGTTGTTCTAATGGTCTTCATTAGTTTCACCAGATGGTTTTCCTCCCTTTGCCTGCAAAGGCCCAGTCCTGCAAACACTTAGGCTTTCTCCCATAAACATGCGTTCAGCACATGCATAGGTCTTTGCAGGATTGGAGCctaaatttgtttctgtttcagaattCCAAGTTGGATCTTGATGCAAcagttattttatatattaaaatatcagGTTTCTGCCCACACACATAATGCATGATGTATAACAGACCTTGCAAGGCAGCCATTGGAAAAGACCACTTAATCTGCGATTTATACAGAAGGAAGAGTTCCTGTTCCttgttttccagtgaaaattTATACACGACAAAACTGTGGAGGTGTTGCTCCTCAGAAGCTCCATGATGTACATCTGGCTTCACATGCTGTCATTTAGCCCACAACCTAAAATCATAAGCTGAGACTCCACAGAGGCTAATGAAAATTATTCCCCTTTGAGttgctttattaaaatgcaaCCTCAAGAAATACTGGCAAGTCAGGAAAGTGACTTTAATCCAATACTTGTTATCCTCTTCCACAGGTTTTAAATCACTCTCGTTGCTCCCTAGTTTGAGCAAATACGCCCTTATTGTTTTTGTAGTCCTGCTATGACCTTCTGGGAATGTTTTCATCGTGTAAAGCAAACTGCAGTTCCCTACTTTATAAATCTCATTCATTCCAAGTGTTAACACTAGCTAATTCTCTGCTTTAGAAGgaaatcatgtttgtttttttgaagagTCTGCTGGGAAGAAGAATatttgaatttcaaatatttttttccatttcataaatTGTCTTGAGTTTTCTTCCCAGTGGGCAACAGAAGACTGTTTATATAAGTGAAGAGGGAAGCTTACTTTCCCATTACTTCCACAAAAATACGATTAACAGCGATAACTATGCTAATTATTGCACTAACTGCACTTGGAATGCACCTTACTGGCTGGAGAGGTAATGCATTTGGGTAATAATTAACTCCTTTTTTCCTCAATTACCTTTTATTAGGAGAGCAGAAGGTGTCAAAGTAAAACAGCTGCATATCTTCCAAGAAAAGCCCATGTTTTCTGAAGGAATTCAAGCGGAGGTGCTTTATTAAGGGAACCAGTCAGGACAAACATTAGCATGGCAAGCACGGCTGTTCAGTTACTTGGCTTCTCTCTAAGCCTGCTCGGTCTAATTGGGACACTAATTGCTACTATTCTGCCACACTGGTGGCGAACGGCGCATGTAGGCACCAATATTATAACAGCTGTGGCGTATATGAAAGGGCTGTGGATGGAGTGCGTCTGGCACAGCACCGGCATCTACCAGTGCCAAGTCCACCGCTCCCAGCTCGCGCTGCCTCGTGACCTCCAAGCAGCCCGTGCCATGATGGTGATTTCCTGCGTCCTGTCCGCGCTGGCATGCGTGATTGCCGTCGTCGGTATGAAGTGCACCCACTGCGCCAAGGGGACTTCTGCCAAAGCCTCCATCGCCGTCTCCGGGGGGATCGTTTTCATCCTGGCCGGTCTCATTTGCCTGGTACCCGTTTCCTGGACCACTAACGATGTAGTTACAGATTTCTACAACCCCCTGCTTCCCCACGGGATGAAGTACGAGATAGGTCAAGCCCTGTACCTTGGCTTTGTCTCTGCATCTTTGACGATCCTTGGAGGCGCTCTGCTGTGCACATCGGGCCAGTGCAGCGGGAACGAGGCACCCTACGAGCCGCAGCCCAGAGGCACGAGGAGGACTGCTCCCTCCTGTAGACCACCAACTGTCTACAAGGGAAACCATGCTTCTTCCCTGACATCTGCTTCCCATAGCGGCTACAGATTAAATGACTATGTGTGAGTTCCCTAAGATTTGCCTGCGGGACACAGCTGCTTTATAATTTCTGTGCATGGCATAAAACAAAGCTAggatgatttttaatttataaggGTTACGATACAAAGTTTACCATtgttcatttcttccttccctttctttccatagaaagaaagaatgtgAACACAAAACTGCTCCCTTCAGTACAAGGAGAATAAATACAAAGGAAACAGGGATATTCCGGGGACTGCACATACCTGCCTACTTTAAATTAGGGTATTTGCATACAGGCAGTCCAAGGGAAGTTTTACTGAAAGTAATGTTTTGGTTTGTAGTGTCTGCCCTGCGACAAGCACAAAGTGGAACTGGCCACGACTTGTTATTTGACCTGTGTCCCAACAGAAGATGCATTTTTGCCTAAAATAGAGAACTTCATGGCAAGACACGGTGATTTCCTGTTAAGTTTCTTATCTCCATAATGCATGAATGTTTCCTTATGACCAGGTAGTATTTTGTCttaactttttgtttgctttgtttgtttgtttgtttttgtagtgcctagaaatacacattttaatagTATTACAACACATGTGTTTGACAGTATTTCATagctgatattttaaaattatactaCAATGGTTTGACcttatcaaaacaaaatgttagaaCTTTT includes the following:
- the CLDN14 gene encoding claudin-14, which translates into the protein MASTAVQLLGFSLSLLGLIGTLIATILPHWWRTAHVGTNIITAVAYMKGLWMECVWHSTGIYQCQVHRSQLALPRDLQAARAMMVISCVLSALACVIAVVGMKCTHCAKGTSAKASIAVSGGIVFILAGLICLVPVSWTTNDVVTDFYNPLLPHGMKYEIGQALYLGFVSASLTILGGALLCTSGQCSGNEAPYEPQPRGTRRTAPSCRPPTVYKGNHASSLTSASHSGYRLNDYV